A region from the Arcanobacterium buesumense genome encodes:
- the prfA gene encoding peptide chain release factor 1: MSAFPAADAMVAEYQEIEDQMSSPEVLSRPEKLRSLGRRYAQLGRVVSRYRTWQKAAADLADVREILSLGGEDAQLFESELPRLEEEAAAAAASLRDALIPRDPDDPRDAIVEVKAGEGGEESALFAADLVRMYQRYAESQGWNVQVLSATPTELGGYKDIQMAVKSPSVSEDPADGVWAHLKFEAGVHRVQRVPTTESQGRIHTSAAGVLVFAEVDEPEEVQVADNELRIDVFRSSGPGGQSVNTTDSAVRITHLPTGITVSMQDEKSQIKNREAAMRVLLARLRQLQLEEQAAKEADQRRSQVRTVDRSERVRTYNFPENRIADHRTGYKAHNLDAVLNGDLAPIIESLRVMDETQRLDQAAKDATETK, translated from the coding sequence ATGAGTGCATTTCCCGCAGCTGATGCGATGGTGGCAGAATACCAGGAGATCGAAGATCAAATGTCTTCACCGGAGGTCTTATCGCGTCCGGAAAAACTGCGAAGCTTAGGCCGGCGATATGCTCAACTAGGACGCGTCGTTTCTCGATATCGCACATGGCAAAAGGCCGCGGCTGACCTTGCTGACGTGCGTGAGATTCTCTCATTAGGCGGTGAGGACGCACAACTTTTTGAATCTGAACTCCCGCGATTAGAAGAAGAAGCCGCTGCTGCCGCGGCTAGTCTTCGTGATGCTCTGATTCCGCGCGACCCTGACGATCCGCGTGACGCTATCGTAGAAGTTAAAGCTGGCGAAGGTGGTGAAGAGTCTGCCTTGTTTGCTGCCGATTTAGTGCGTATGTATCAACGTTACGCTGAATCTCAAGGATGGAACGTTCAGGTATTGTCAGCTACGCCAACGGAACTGGGCGGATATAAAGATATTCAAATGGCAGTGAAATCACCATCTGTATCTGAAGATCCAGCCGACGGAGTGTGGGCACATTTGAAGTTCGAAGCTGGTGTACATCGTGTTCAACGAGTGCCAACCACAGAATCTCAAGGACGTATCCACACATCGGCTGCTGGCGTTCTCGTCTTTGCTGAAGTAGATGAACCAGAAGAAGTACAAGTTGCGGATAACGAACTTCGTATCGATGTTTTCCGTTCCTCTGGCCCAGGTGGCCAGTCGGTTAATACCACCGATTCGGCAGTGCGCATCACCCACTTACCGACTGGTATTACGGTTTCAATGCAAGACGAAAAATCTCAGATCAAGAATCGCGAAGCAGCTATGCGTGTTCTTTTAGCGCGGCTTCGCCAATTACAACTTGAAGAACAGGCAGCGAAGGAAGCTGATCAGCGTCGTTCACAGGTTCGAACAGTGGATCGTTCCGAACGTGTGCGAACCTATAATTTCCCCGAAAACCGTATTGCTGATCATCGTACTGGTTATAAAGCACACAATCTAGACGCCGTCCTCAATGGCGATCTTGCACCGATTATTGAATCACTGCGCGTGATGGATGAAACTCAACGCTTGGATCAGGCTGCGAAAGACGCAACTGAAACGAAATAA
- a CDS encoding GHMP family kinase ATP-binding protein: MRLVRDYARIRVPATTVLASSRDGEKLGVALNMCDDYAITVTVGQSRAMITGPNKQVFPQNESHPTIEAIFATLDILQEPHAGISLIGQTAIPPAAGLGARSAAVVAGIAAVRHLYGYPAEFTNNQIIEIARKLGVSPERASAILSGNGCGYWQNQNSSHIWPVELAADLPATLMLPEFGKNRDQHTYSVGPISALLRGLTNDPQILTHVCPTFLVPQTQDERVAYSAHILTALHKAQWPALMCGSGPAFIVFARLESNMCAMLKEQGYVAHETSWGTGLEVVSAT, encoded by the coding sequence ATGCGATTAGTCAGGGATTATGCCCGTATTCGTGTCCCGGCTACTACAGTTCTAGCTAGTAGCCGGGACGGCGAAAAGCTTGGTGTCGCACTTAATATGTGTGACGATTACGCAATAACTGTCACTGTGGGGCAAAGCAGGGCGATGATTACTGGGCCAAACAAACAGGTTTTTCCACAAAATGAATCTCATCCAACTATTGAGGCCATTTTTGCAACACTAGATATCCTCCAAGAACCGCATGCCGGTATATCGCTCATTGGTCAAACGGCCATCCCGCCTGCAGCTGGTTTAGGTGCGCGATCTGCGGCAGTAGTAGCTGGAATTGCTGCAGTGCGACACCTATATGGGTACCCGGCAGAATTTACTAATAATCAGATAATTGAGATTGCGAGAAAACTCGGTGTGTCACCCGAGCGGGCATCTGCCATTTTGTCTGGGAACGGTTGTGGGTATTGGCAAAACCAGAATAGTTCCCATATCTGGCCGGTAGAGCTGGCAGCAGATCTCCCGGCCACGCTAATGCTCCCTGAGTTCGGGAAAAACCGAGACCAGCATACCTATTCGGTAGGACCAATATCGGCATTATTACGGGGATTAACCAATGATCCACAGATATTGACACATGTGTGCCCTACGTTTCTTGTACCTCAAACACAAGATGAGCGGGTTGCATATAGTGCCCACATTCTTACTGCACTGCATAAGGCACAGTGGCCGGCACTCATGTGTGGATCAGGTCCGGCGTTTATTGTTTTTGCCCGTCTTGAATCTAATATGTGTGCGATGCTGAAAGAGCAAGGGTATGTTGCTCACGAGACTTCATGGGGTACAGGCTTGGAGGTTGTGAGCGCTACGTAA
- a CDS encoding glycerophosphodiester phosphodiesterase family protein, whose amino-acid sequence MPNSRLWDSLGEPVIIAHRGGAIEAPENTRYAFELMRYLNFRYIETDVRSTKDGIAVIVHDRRIDRVSSHRGRVCDYTWEELSAMTDHSGGYFMRLDEVLSEFPDMIFNVDAKENRVVEPLINAIEAAQARSRVCVASFSERRLRRLRRALPGIASSLSVLSVIKLFFAVRSPRAIRSILLRFIPGYLQGVQAVQVPREFHGIEIVNQAFVEAAREQGWAVHVWTVNDTTVARRLLDLGVQGIITDIPQRMASIWP is encoded by the coding sequence ATGCCCAATTCCCGGTTATGGGATAGTCTTGGTGAGCCAGTCATCATTGCCCATCGTGGCGGTGCTATCGAAGCACCGGAAAATACTCGTTACGCCTTCGAACTGATGCGTTATCTTAATTTTCGTTATATTGAAACTGATGTTCGCAGTACCAAAGATGGCATCGCAGTTATCGTCCATGATCGGCGTATTGATAGGGTCTCTTCGCATCGTGGCCGAGTTTGTGACTACACCTGGGAAGAGTTATCGGCAATGACTGATCACTCTGGTGGCTATTTTATGCGACTTGATGAAGTACTCAGCGAATTCCCTGACATGATCTTCAATGTTGATGCCAAAGAAAATCGTGTCGTAGAACCATTAATTAATGCTATTGAAGCAGCTCAAGCCCGTTCCCGAGTATGTGTGGCATCGTTTTCCGAACGACGATTACGTCGGCTACGGCGGGCACTTCCGGGGATCGCTTCTTCGTTGAGTGTGCTATCTGTTATCAAGCTTTTCTTTGCGGTACGCTCGCCGCGAGCCATTCGCAGTATTTTGCTTCGCTTTATTCCTGGTTATTTACAAGGAGTTCAAGCAGTGCAAGTTCCCCGAGAATTTCATGGCATTGAGATTGTCAATCAAGCATTTGTTGAGGCGGCCCGCGAGCAAGGCTGGGCAGTACATGTCTGGACAGTTAATGACACGACAGTTGCACGGCGTCTGCTAGATCTTGGCGTGCAGGGCATCATCACCGATATTCCCCAGCGAATGGCGAGTATCTGGCCGTAA
- the atpE gene encoding ATP synthase F0 subunit C: MIGNIATIGYGIATIGPGIGIGLIGAKNQEATARQPELKGYLRVNMILSIAFAEALGLIGFVAGFVFAA, translated from the coding sequence ATGATCGGTAACATCGCCACCATCGGTTACGGTATTGCAACTATTGGCCCAGGTATTGGTATTGGCCTTATCGGTGCAAAAAACCAAGAGGCAACCGCTCGTCAGCCAGAACTTAAAGGCTATTTGCGTGTGAATATGATTCTGTCGATCGCATTCGCTGAAGCACTCGGCCTTATTGGCTTCGTGGCTGGTTTCGTCTTCGCTGCGTGA
- a CDS encoding L-threonylcarbamoyladenylate synthase yields the protein MIVDTNEDLDVALDVAHQAVTHGHVVCLPTDTVYGIGADPFSYDAVTALLAAKSRTRAMPPPVLVASIEQARSLVAQLPQSAHRLMDKFWPGALTIILPAKETLGWDLGETFGTVALRMPDDAVTLELLQRVGPLAVTSANKTGQQPAVEISQAVAQLGEAVAVYLDGGTSPGGVPSTIVRWNHDSDTYDVLRDGAISQDDIATIVSLEVTS from the coding sequence ATGATCGTTGATACAAACGAAGATCTTGATGTGGCATTAGACGTTGCCCATCAGGCCGTTACTCATGGGCATGTGGTATGTTTGCCAACCGATACCGTTTATGGCATTGGCGCAGACCCGTTTTCTTATGACGCGGTTACTGCCTTATTGGCGGCAAAGTCACGCACCCGCGCGATGCCACCACCGGTTCTTGTTGCATCTATTGAACAAGCACGTTCATTAGTTGCTCAGCTCCCACAAAGTGCGCACAGGTTAATGGATAAGTTTTGGCCTGGTGCATTGACGATTATTTTGCCTGCTAAAGAAACCTTAGGTTGGGATTTAGGAGAAACCTTCGGAACTGTTGCGCTGCGGATGCCAGATGATGCTGTGACCTTAGAGCTTTTGCAGCGAGTTGGCCCGTTGGCAGTGACGTCAGCTAACAAAACTGGGCAACAACCGGCTGTGGAAATATCCCAAGCTGTTGCACAGTTAGGAGAAGCAGTTGCCGTATATCTTGACGGCGGAACCTCACCAGGTGGCGTGCCGTCAACGATTGTGCGGTGGAACCACGATTCCGATACCTATGACGTTTTACGTGACGGTGCTATCAGCCAGGATGATATAGCAACTATTGTGAGTCTTGAGGTGACGTCGTGA
- a CDS encoding MraY family glycosyltransferase produces the protein MRAYLLIMVMAGIVTYLLVPVVHRISLAVGAVTQIRARDVHKVPIARLGGVAMYLGFVSALVIASQIPYFHSVLGDSSVAWAVVAGAGIICCIGIIDDIYELPWYAKLAGQMLAAGVMVWFGVQLVSVPLLGLTVGSARLTLFVTIVAVVVVVNAVNFIDGLDGLAAGVVGIAALSFFAYTYYLTRENSPGDFTSVATALVAALVGICFGFLPHNFHPARIFMGDSGALMLGTIIAGASIVVTGQIDPAAANTPEAIPAYMPLIVPLLILIIPLVDLVWGVVRRVAQGRSPFSADAGHLHHRLLRHGHSHTNAVLVLYMWTAVASVSAVCGVAFPLKWVVPMALLGVIGAIAVTSRVFAARRELIARRMKEKVEYIRAQWK, from the coding sequence GTGAGGGCTTACCTGCTGATTATGGTTATGGCCGGAATCGTGACCTACTTGCTTGTACCTGTAGTGCATCGAATTTCGCTTGCTGTTGGGGCGGTAACACAAATTAGAGCTCGCGATGTTCATAAAGTGCCCATTGCCCGCTTAGGGGGCGTGGCAATGTATCTGGGTTTCGTTTCAGCGCTTGTTATTGCTTCGCAAATTCCTTATTTCCATAGTGTTTTAGGGGATAGCTCTGTGGCATGGGCAGTGGTTGCTGGCGCCGGGATCATATGCTGTATCGGAATTATTGATGATATTTATGAGTTGCCGTGGTATGCCAAACTTGCCGGCCAGATGTTGGCTGCTGGAGTAATGGTGTGGTTTGGGGTGCAGTTGGTGAGTGTTCCGCTACTCGGCCTGACTGTTGGGTCTGCACGACTAACTTTATTTGTGACTATTGTTGCGGTTGTCGTCGTCGTTAACGCAGTGAACTTTATTGATGGGCTGGATGGTTTAGCGGCTGGCGTTGTTGGAATTGCGGCATTGTCGTTTTTTGCTTACACCTACTATCTGACCCGAGAGAACTCGCCTGGTGATTTTACTTCCGTAGCAACGGCATTGGTCGCTGCCTTAGTGGGAATATGTTTTGGGTTTTTGCCTCACAATTTTCATCCTGCCCGGATATTTATGGGGGATTCGGGAGCGTTAATGCTGGGGACCATTATTGCTGGTGCTTCTATTGTTGTTACTGGCCAAATCGATCCGGCAGCGGCGAATACGCCAGAGGCTATCCCGGCCTATATGCCGTTAATTGTACCGTTGTTAATTCTTATCATTCCGCTAGTGGATTTGGTGTGGGGTGTGGTTCGTCGCGTGGCTCAGGGACGTTCTCCTTTTTCGGCCGACGCTGGACATTTACATCATCGACTTTTACGGCATGGACATTCACATACGAATGCAGTGCTGGTGTTGTATATGTGGACTGCAGTAGCCTCGGTGAGTGCAGTTTGTGGGGTGGCTTTCCCGTTAAAGTGGGTGGTGCCGATGGCGCTTTTAGGTGTGATAGGGGCAATTGCTGTAACTTCGCGGGTCTTTGCAGCGCGTCGGGAGTTGATTGCTCGGCGTATGAAAGAAAAAGTCGAGTATATTCGTGCGCAATGGAAGTAA
- the atpF gene encoding F0F1 ATP synthase subunit B codes for MLSSTILAVTEGSGFSLLVPAVPDLIWGTVAFLIVALAIYKFAWPSFIAMLDERAEKIEHGIKAAEIARVEIDAERADLADQIRDAHRDAEQIREKATANAKAIVADAQEQARFDADQILDIAHRRIAADTDAARRTLRSDVGALATDLAARIVGEALTDSELAQRVTDRFLDELEVSTISAHQEA; via the coding sequence ATGCTAAGTTCAACTATCCTTGCAGTAACTGAAGGCTCTGGCTTTTCGTTGCTAGTTCCGGCAGTGCCGGATCTTATCTGGGGTACCGTTGCCTTTTTGATTGTAGCGCTGGCGATCTATAAGTTTGCTTGGCCTTCGTTTATCGCCATGCTCGATGAGCGTGCCGAAAAAATCGAACACGGCATTAAGGCGGCAGAAATTGCGCGCGTAGAGATTGATGCGGAACGCGCTGATCTTGCTGATCAGATTCGTGATGCCCATCGAGATGCAGAGCAAATTCGCGAGAAAGCAACTGCTAACGCTAAAGCTATTGTTGCAGATGCTCAAGAGCAGGCCCGCTTTGATGCTGACCAGATCCTTGACATCGCGCACCGGCGTATCGCTGCAGACACTGACGCGGCACGTCGTACATTGCGTTCTGATGTGGGCGCGTTAGCAACGGACTTGGCTGCTCGTATTGTTGGTGAGGCATTGACTGACAGTGAGCTAGCCCAGCGGGTAACAGACAGATTCCTTGACGAACTAGAAGTTTCAACGATTTCAGCTCATCAGGAGGCCTAA
- the prmC gene encoding peptide chain release factor N(5)-glutamine methyltransferase: MTTWAQKLRVGTMLLADAGLPSPDVDARLIAEWIVSQVPLGHQTITVADEERFDKAISRRATNEPVQHIIGRMWFRYLELISRPGAFIVRPETEMVTQAGLDAVTAMQKKTPIVVDLCTGSGAIALAVATEIPTSRVWGVERDATAFAVAEENNARYGKPVTLIHDDARTALPELNGKVDVCISNPPYVPQEQNLPADVYHDPPQALYGGGVDGLDVPRELVIRAFDMLRPGGVLVMEHGDNQGSALVTHARRCGFYTAHTGVDLTGRDRWLYAEKGKDDR, translated from the coding sequence ATGACTACCTGGGCACAGAAGTTACGCGTCGGCACAATGCTCCTTGCCGACGCTGGTTTGCCATCTCCAGATGTTGATGCTCGATTGATAGCCGAATGGATCGTTAGCCAGGTACCACTTGGGCACCAGACGATAACTGTGGCTGACGAAGAACGCTTTGACAAGGCAATATCTCGCCGCGCAACAAATGAGCCGGTGCAACATATTATTGGTCGGATGTGGTTTCGATATTTGGAACTCATCAGCCGGCCAGGTGCTTTCATTGTGCGACCCGAAACTGAAATGGTGACTCAAGCTGGACTTGACGCCGTGACAGCGATGCAGAAAAAGACTCCCATCGTCGTTGATTTGTGTACTGGATCTGGAGCAATTGCGTTAGCTGTTGCAACAGAAATACCAACCAGCCGGGTATGGGGTGTGGAACGTGATGCCACGGCGTTTGCGGTAGCTGAAGAAAACAATGCCCGTTATGGTAAGCCGGTAACGCTGATTCACGACGACGCACGCACCGCCTTGCCAGAGCTTAATGGCAAAGTCGATGTGTGCATTTCTAATCCGCCTTATGTGCCACAGGAGCAAAATCTCCCTGCAGATGTGTACCATGATCCGCCGCAGGCGTTGTACGGTGGAGGAGTAGATGGCTTAGATGTGCCACGCGAACTGGTTATACGTGCATTCGATATGCTCAGACCAGGAGGCGTGTTAGTGATGGAACATGGTGACAACCAAGGTTCAGCTCTAGTTACTCATGCGCGTAGGTGTGGTTTTTATACCGCCCACACTGGGGTTGATTTGACTGGTCGAGATCGCTGGCTTTATGCCGAAAAGGGGAAAGATGATCGTTGA
- the argS gene encoding arginine--tRNA ligase, translating to MTPEELKVLIFNIVHEAAQDGTIALDPDTIPPVRVERPRVREHGDWATNVAMQLGKKAGMNPRDFAQLVVEKLVAHEGIDHAEVAGPGFINITVNAAQAGELARTILDQGESYGKSQALDGQVVNLEYVSANPTGPIHIGGARWAAVGDSLARILQASGASVVREYYFNDHGSQIDRFAKSLLARARGQEAPEDGYGGQYIEDIANAVMAEHPDVDPLSLEDDQAQEFFREYGVHRMFGEIKKELAGFRVEFDVFFHEDSLHESGAVNQAIGDLRSKNVVYDQDGATWLRSTEFGDDKDRVIIKSDGDAAYFAGDIAYYLNKRERGADHVIIMLGADHHGYIGRMYAMARAFGDTAGKGENLEILIGQLVNLVQDGQPVRMSKRAGTIVVLSDLLDAAGVDAARYSLVRAAMDTTLEIDLGLISSRTNENPVYYVQYAHARTKSVDANAAAHGVTRDSFDPALLDSAADAELIAKLAQFPEIVAQSAQLREPHRVARYLEELASAYHGWYGVSRVTPRADEPVSDLHRTRLWLNDAAGQVLANGLSLLGVSAPDKM from the coding sequence ATGACTCCAGAAGAACTCAAGGTACTGATTTTTAATATCGTTCATGAAGCGGCACAAGACGGAACAATTGCGCTTGACCCGGATACAATTCCCCCGGTTCGCGTCGAACGCCCACGTGTTCGCGAACATGGTGATTGGGCGACTAATGTTGCCATGCAATTAGGTAAAAAAGCTGGCATGAACCCGCGTGATTTTGCTCAGCTCGTCGTCGAAAAACTTGTTGCCCATGAGGGGATTGACCACGCCGAAGTGGCTGGTCCAGGTTTCATCAATATTACTGTCAATGCAGCGCAAGCCGGTGAACTCGCACGTACCATCCTTGACCAAGGAGAAAGCTACGGAAAAAGTCAAGCGCTTGATGGTCAGGTCGTTAATCTAGAGTACGTCTCTGCCAATCCAACTGGCCCTATCCATATCGGCGGTGCTCGCTGGGCTGCGGTAGGGGACTCGCTGGCTCGTATTTTGCAAGCTAGTGGCGCTAGTGTTGTGCGAGAATACTACTTTAATGATCACGGTTCACAAATTGATCGTTTTGCAAAATCGCTTTTGGCCCGAGCGCGTGGTCAGGAAGCTCCTGAAGACGGCTATGGCGGTCAATATATCGAAGATATTGCCAACGCTGTGATGGCAGAGCATCCAGATGTTGATCCATTATCTTTAGAAGATGATCAAGCTCAAGAGTTTTTCCGTGAGTACGGCGTTCATCGTATGTTCGGCGAAATCAAAAAAGAACTAGCAGGATTCCGTGTCGAATTTGATGTCTTCTTCCACGAAGATTCACTGCATGAATCTGGTGCAGTGAATCAGGCGATCGGTGATTTGCGTAGTAAGAACGTAGTCTATGACCAAGATGGCGCAACCTGGCTTCGTTCAACAGAGTTTGGTGATGATAAAGATCGGGTTATCATCAAGTCTGACGGTGATGCGGCATACTTTGCTGGCGATATCGCTTACTATCTCAATAAGCGTGAACGCGGTGCAGACCACGTCATTATTATGTTGGGTGCTGACCATCATGGATACATTGGCAGAATGTATGCAATGGCTCGTGCTTTTGGTGACACTGCTGGTAAAGGGGAGAACCTTGAAATCCTCATCGGCCAACTCGTTAACTTAGTCCAAGATGGGCAGCCAGTACGGATGTCAAAACGTGCCGGAACCATTGTTGTTTTGTCTGATCTTCTTGATGCGGCAGGTGTAGATGCTGCACGTTACTCATTAGTGCGAGCAGCAATGGACACCACACTTGAAATTGACCTTGGGCTCATTTCTTCGCGTACGAATGAAAATCCAGTGTATTACGTACAATATGCTCATGCGCGCACTAAGTCAGTTGATGCCAATGCAGCTGCGCACGGTGTTACCCGTGATAGCTTCGATCCAGCTCTGCTAGATTCAGCTGCCGATGCAGAGCTCATTGCGAAATTAGCACAGTTCCCAGAGATTGTTGCGCAATCTGCCCAACTGCGTGAACCGCACCGAGTAGCACGATATTTGGAAGAATTAGCTAGCGCGTATCACGGTTGGTACGGTGTTTCGCGTGTGACACCGCGTGCTGATGAGCCAGTATCAGATCTGCACCGCACTCGGTTATGGCTTAACGATGCCGCTGGCCAAGTTCTAGCTAACGGATTGTCATTACTGGGTGTTAGTGCACCAGATAAAATGTGA
- the rpmE gene encoding 50S ribosomal protein L31, whose amino-acid sequence MKKDIHPNYAPVHVTCTCGNEFDTRSTLTGGELRVDVCSACHPFYTGKQKILDTGGRVARFEARYGKRTK is encoded by the coding sequence ATGAAAAAGGACATTCACCCAAATTACGCTCCCGTGCACGTAACATGCACCTGCGGTAATGAATTTGATACTCGTTCCACCCTCACTGGTGGCGAGTTGCGTGTAGACGTTTGCTCGGCATGCCACCCGTTCTACACTGGTAAGCAGAAGATTCTGGATACCGGTGGTCGTGTGGCTCGCTTCGAAGCTCGATACGGCAAGCGCACCAAGTAG
- the rho gene encoding transcription termination factor Rho encodes MRLPELKELAASMGIKMPPKSRKADYIAAIRSNNTEVKNSRSGKSVQNADKTENESVSRTVQSDASNESVDTESKKIDIELPNEGGRNRNRRDRHNDRRSAKAKMSDEEKAAALSALEEAAERRAEERGPVRDNDDEDNRHRRDRNQNNRRDRNQNNRRDRNRNRRDRNQENNQESHNNDHASEQSAAEDVLIPVAGILDIDGNNAYLRTGGYLPGKSDAYVSSQTIRRFGLRRGDAIQGSVRPHAENSRGRQHKYNPLVDVETINGLSIEDAALRPEFNKLTPLYPQEMLRLETTQKALTTRIIDLVAPIGKGQRGLIVSPPKAGKTVVMQQIAMAIANNNPNVHLMVVLVDERPEEVTDMQRLVKGEVIASTFDRPASDHTIVAELAVERAKRLVELGQDVVILLDSLTRLSRAYNLAAPASGRILSGGVDAAALYPPKKFFGAARNIENGGSLTIIASALVETGSKMDEVIFEEFKGTGNMELRLSRQLADRRIFPAVDINASGTRREEQLLSPEELKIMWHLRRGLGQMDVQEASDQLLGRMRKTESNSALLMSIVRGVQGAGIEE; translated from the coding sequence ATGCGGCTCCCAGAACTTAAAGAATTGGCTGCGTCGATGGGAATTAAAATGCCCCCCAAGTCACGCAAAGCTGATTATATTGCGGCGATTAGAAGCAATAATACTGAAGTGAAGAATTCCCGGTCGGGAAAGTCGGTACAGAATGCTGATAAAACAGAAAATGAATCAGTATCGCGAACCGTCCAGTCTGACGCGTCGAATGAATCTGTAGATACAGAATCGAAAAAGATTGATATTGAATTACCAAATGAAGGCGGGCGTAATCGTAACCGCCGTGACCGGCACAATGATCGTCGCTCAGCAAAAGCTAAAATGAGTGACGAAGAAAAAGCCGCTGCGCTTAGCGCTTTAGAAGAGGCTGCTGAACGCCGTGCTGAGGAACGTGGGCCGGTACGAGACAATGATGATGAAGATAATCGTCATCGTCGTGATCGCAACCAAAACAATCGTCGTGATCGCAACCAAAACAATCGTCGTGATCGCAACCGTAATCGTCGTGATCGCAACCAAGAGAATAATCAAGAATCTCATAACAACGATCACGCATCTGAGCAATCAGCAGCTGAAGATGTTTTGATTCCAGTTGCGGGAATCCTTGATATTGACGGAAATAATGCCTACCTGCGTACTGGCGGCTACTTACCAGGCAAGAGTGACGCATACGTTTCATCACAAACAATTCGTCGTTTTGGATTACGCCGTGGCGATGCGATCCAAGGATCAGTTCGTCCGCACGCGGAAAACTCTCGTGGACGCCAACACAAATATAATCCACTTGTTGATGTAGAGACGATTAACGGGCTGAGTATCGAAGATGCTGCGTTGCGTCCGGAGTTCAACAAGCTCACCCCGCTTTACCCGCAAGAAATGCTACGGTTAGAAACTACACAAAAGGCACTGACCACGCGAATTATTGATCTTGTAGCCCCAATCGGTAAGGGACAGCGAGGCTTAATTGTCTCCCCGCCAAAGGCTGGTAAGACCGTTGTGATGCAGCAAATCGCGATGGCGATTGCCAATAACAACCCAAACGTTCATTTAATGGTGGTTCTGGTTGATGAGCGACCAGAAGAAGTGACCGATATGCAACGTTTAGTAAAGGGCGAAGTTATTGCATCAACCTTTGACCGCCCAGCATCTGATCATACAATTGTTGCTGAGCTTGCAGTTGAGCGTGCTAAGCGTTTGGTCGAATTGGGACAAGACGTCGTTATCTTGCTAGATTCCCTTACCCGGTTATCGCGAGCTTACAATCTGGCCGCCCCAGCATCTGGTCGAATTTTGTCTGGTGGCGTTGACGCTGCTGCATTGTATCCGCCAAAGAAGTTCTTTGGCGCTGCTCGAAACATTGAAAATGGCGGTTCGTTGACGATTATTGCCTCCGCGCTCGTGGAAACTGGATCGAAGATGGATGAAGTTATTTTCGAAGAGTTCAAGGGCACTGGCAATATGGAATTGCGGTTGTCACGTCAGCTTGCGGACCGACGAATCTTCCCGGCAGTAGATATTAATGCATCCGGCACTCGCCGTGAAGAGCAACTACTTTCGCCTGAAGAGCTCAAGATTATGTGGCATTTACGCCGCGGCTTGGGTCAGATGGATGTCCAAGAAGCCTCAGATCAACTACTGGGACGGATGCGTAAAACAGAATCGAATTCAGCATTGCTGATGTCGATTGTTCGCGGTGTCCAAGGTGCGGGTATCGAAGAGTAA
- the atpB gene encoding F0F1 ATP synthase subunit A, with product MPILLASNSGDGFVAPGLEHEFNPDPLLFAGTPFAIHRLILVRLIAVFVLLAVMVWYSRHAKLVPSRAQSAVESLLDFSRVQIGEEILGKEHAEKYQAMLATLFLGILFMNLTGVIPGLQIAGTSLIGMPLVYAFFAFVGFVVAGIKTRGFGRFLREQLFPPGVPTPVYVLVAPLEFLSTFVLRPLTLTVRLLSNMVAGHFILVLCFLGTHYLYFQIAGKFGVALGSLTLLAGVIFVVFELFVGALQAYIFAMLAAVYISLSISEH from the coding sequence GTGCCGATTCTGCTTGCATCAAACTCTGGCGATGGATTTGTCGCTCCTGGTCTTGAACATGAATTCAATCCAGATCCGCTACTTTTTGCTGGAACCCCGTTTGCGATTCACCGACTAATCCTCGTTCGGCTTATTGCCGTTTTTGTTTTACTTGCTGTGATGGTGTGGTATTCACGTCATGCAAAACTTGTTCCTTCTCGGGCTCAGTCAGCAGTGGAGTCTTTACTAGATTTTTCGCGGGTACAAATCGGTGAAGAAATTTTAGGTAAAGAACATGCTGAAAAGTATCAGGCCATGCTGGCCACACTCTTTCTGGGCATCTTGTTTATGAACCTCACTGGAGTGATTCCAGGTTTGCAAATCGCCGGCACATCACTTATCGGCATGCCACTCGTATATGCGTTTTTTGCTTTTGTTGGCTTTGTTGTTGCTGGAATTAAAACTCGTGGGTTTGGTCGATTCTTGCGCGAACAACTCTTCCCACCGGGAGTACCCACACCGGTCTATGTCCTAGTAGCTCCGCTAGAATTCTTATCAACGTTCGTTCTTCGTCCTTTGACTCTCACAGTTCGTCTCTTATCGAATATGGTCGCTGGACACTTTATTTTGGTTTTGTGTTTCTTGGGGACACATTACCTCTACTTCCAGATCGCCGGAAAATTTGGCGTAGCACTTGGAAGTCTGACACTTCTCGCAGGCGTTATTTTCGTCGTCTTCGAGCTTTTTGTTGGCGCATTGCAGGCATACATTTTCGCGATGCTTGCAGCCGTCTACATTTCATTATCCATCTCAGAACACTGA